The Vibrio sp. SNU_ST1 genome has a segment encoding these proteins:
- the rplX gene encoding 50S ribosomal protein L24, translated as MAAKIRRNDEVIILAGKDKGKKGKVTKVLTTGKVVVEGINLVKKHQKPVPALGQQGGIVEQEAAIDASNVAVFNAATGKADRIGFRIEDGKKVRFFKSNGETVSN; from the coding sequence ATGGCAGCTAAAATCCGTCGTAATGACGAAGTAATCATTCTTGCTGGTAAAGATAAAGGCAAGAAAGGTAAAGTAACTAAGGTTCTGACAACTGGTAAAGTTGTTGTTGAAGGCATCAATCTTGTTAAAAAACACCAAAAGCCGGTTCCGGCTCTAGGTCAACAAGGTGGCATCGTTGAACAAGAAGCAGCTATTGATGCTTCTAACGTTGCAGTCTTTAACGCGGCTACTGGTAAAGCAGACCGTATCGGTTTCCGTATCGAAGATGGCAAGAAAGTTCGTTTCTTCAAATCTAACGGCGAAACTGTTTCTAACTAA